The following coding sequences lie in one Negativicoccus succinicivorans genomic window:
- a CDS encoding type II toxin-antitoxin system HicB family antitoxin, which translates to MNKTYPAIFTKEGSGKYAVSFPDLDGCYTCGNSLGEAMENAAEASGLFLVSALADGETVLIPSKLEDIAYDENEIVAYVVADIKDA; encoded by the coding sequence ATGAACAAAACGTATCCGGCAATTTTTACAAAGGAAGGATCCGGTAAATATGCAGTTTCTTTTCCTGATTTAGATGGGTGCTATACTTGCGGAAACTCTCTTGGTGAGGCGATGGAAAACGCTGCTGAGGCGTCCGGACTCTTTCTTGTTTCTGCATTGGCAGATGGAGAAACCGTTCTGATACCGTCAAAATTGGAAGATATTGCATACGATGAAAACGAAATCGTAGCATATGTCGTAGCAGATATAAAAGACGCATAG
- the thiL gene encoding thiamine-phosphate kinase: MTAIRDEFALIRDIAALCLTQGAAVRVPLNDDAAVVAIPPNTELVVTTDTLTEGVHFLAQTITFQELGWKLAAVNLSDLAAMGAQPLGIVVALALPQTTQKEDMISLYRGLGECLRTYDALLLGGDTVHSRHSMTLTATALGYVPCGQAVTRSGAQPGDRIVLTGPTGYAALAYHLLARGMSPEASLRAFQNTPRPQLAKGKLLRELGATAMNDISDGLAFALGDMAKQSEARFEVEQSALTWQSDLAQRSDPHALCAEDLIWYGGEDFELAATLPATSTVPQGMYEIGRVTKGSGLFICDGDTCHALQVTGYNHFGGI; encoded by the coding sequence ATGACAGCGATCCGTGATGAATTTGCTTTGATTCGGGATATCGCCGCATTATGTCTGACCCAAGGGGCGGCGGTTCGTGTGCCGTTGAATGATGACGCTGCCGTTGTCGCTATTCCTCCGAACACGGAACTGGTAGTGACGACGGACACACTTACCGAAGGCGTTCATTTTTTGGCGCAAACGATTACGTTTCAAGAGCTCGGCTGGAAACTTGCAGCGGTCAATTTGAGTGATCTTGCGGCGATGGGGGCGCAACCTTTGGGGATTGTTGTAGCTTTGGCGCTACCGCAGACGACGCAAAAAGAAGACATGATTTCGTTATATCGTGGTTTAGGAGAGTGCCTGCGCACGTATGATGCGCTACTCCTGGGCGGAGACACCGTACATTCACGACATAGCATGACACTGACCGCGACAGCGCTCGGATATGTGCCGTGCGGTCAGGCTGTAACCCGAAGCGGTGCGCAGCCGGGAGATCGAATTGTTTTGACGGGACCTACCGGATACGCGGCGCTGGCATATCATCTGCTTGCGCGCGGGATGTCTCCCGAGGCATCGTTGCGGGCGTTTCAAAACACGCCACGACCGCAATTGGCCAAAGGAAAATTATTGCGGGAGCTTGGCGCGACCGCGATGAACGATATCAGTGACGGACTCGCGTTCGCTTTGGGGGATATGGCAAAACAGTCGGAAGCACGTTTCGAAGTCGAACAAAGTGCGCTTACCTGGCAAAGCGATTTGGCGCAACGTTCGGATCCACACGCGCTCTGCGCGGAAGATCTGATTTGGTACGGCGGTGAAGACTTTGAACTCGCGGCCACGTTGCCGGCGACATCCACCGTACCGCAGGGAATGTATGAGATCGGTCGCGTTACAAAAGGAAGCGGCTTATTTATATGCGATGGAGATACGTGTCACGCATTGCAAGTCACCGGCTATAATCATTTTGGAGGCATATGA
- the groL gene encoding chaperonin GroEL (60 kDa chaperone family; promotes refolding of misfolded polypeptides especially under stressful conditions; forms two stacked rings of heptamers to form a barrel-shaped 14mer; ends can be capped by GroES; misfolded proteins enter the barrel where they are refolded when GroES binds), with translation MAKTIQFNEEARRALLAGVDTLANAVKVTLGPKGRNVVLDKKFGAPTITNDGVTIAREIELKDTVENMGAQLVKEVATKTNDVAGDGTTTATLLAQAMIREGMRNVAAGANPMVLKRGIEMAVKQLVEEIKAHSITVEGKDAIAQVASISAGDEEIGQMIADAMEKVGKDGVITVEESKGMGTQLSVVEGMQFDRGYISPYMITDTDKMEAVMSDPYILVTDRKIGAIADLLPALEQVVQAGKELLIIAEDVEGEALATLVVNKLRGTFRAVAVKAPGFGDRRKAMLEDIAILTGATLITEDLGRKLDSVTLADLGSARQVRVAKDETTIVDGAGQSEDIKARVAQIRSQYEAATSEFDKDKLQERLAKMAGGVAVIEVGAATEVELKDKKLRLEDALNATRAAVEEGIVAGGGTTFLDIQGALDQLDVEGDVRTGVQLVRRAIEEPVRQIADNAGLEGSIVVDKVKAAGAGIGFNALTEEYEDMVKSGIVDPAKVTRSALQNAASIAALVLTTEAVIADEPQEQPAMPPAGMGGMGGMGGMM, from the coding sequence ATGGCTAAAACAATTCAATTTAATGAAGAAGCACGTCGCGCTCTTTTGGCGGGTGTTGATACGCTGGCGAATGCGGTCAAAGTAACACTCGGACCGAAAGGCCGTAACGTTGTTCTGGATAAAAAATTCGGTGCACCGACGATTACCAATGACGGCGTAACGATTGCCCGTGAAATCGAACTCAAAGATACGGTAGAAAACATGGGTGCGCAACTCGTCAAAGAAGTAGCGACCAAAACCAATGACGTGGCCGGTGACGGTACGACGACAGCGACTCTCTTGGCGCAGGCGATGATTCGTGAAGGCATGCGCAATGTAGCGGCCGGTGCCAATCCGATGGTACTGAAACGCGGCATTGAAATGGCGGTTAAACAACTCGTTGAAGAAATTAAAGCACATTCGATTACCGTCGAAGGTAAAGATGCGATTGCACAGGTAGCGTCGATCTCCGCCGGCGATGAAGAAATCGGCCAAATGATTGCCGACGCGATGGAAAAAGTCGGTAAAGACGGTGTTATTACTGTGGAAGAGTCCAAAGGTATGGGCACGCAACTTTCTGTTGTGGAAGGCATGCAGTTTGATCGCGGTTACATTTCGCCGTACATGATCACCGATACCGACAAAATGGAAGCGGTGATGAGCGATCCGTACATTCTCGTTACCGACCGTAAAATCGGTGCGATCGCGGATCTTCTGCCGGCGTTGGAACAAGTCGTTCAGGCGGGTAAAGAACTTCTGATCATTGCGGAAGACGTGGAAGGCGAAGCATTGGCGACCCTCGTTGTCAACAAACTGCGCGGCACATTCCGCGCGGTAGCAGTTAAGGCTCCGGGCTTCGGTGATCGTCGTAAAGCGATGCTCGAAGATATCGCGATTTTGACCGGTGCGACCTTGATCACGGAGGATCTCGGCCGTAAACTGGACAGCGTCACCTTGGCGGATCTCGGTTCGGCTCGTCAGGTACGGGTAGCGAAAGACGAAACGACGATCGTTGACGGTGCCGGTCAGTCGGAAGATATTAAGGCACGCGTAGCGCAGATTCGTTCGCAATATGAAGCAGCTACCTCGGAATTTGACAAAGATAAATTGCAAGAACGTTTGGCTAAAATGGCCGGCGGCGTAGCAGTGATCGAAGTCGGCGCGGCGACGGAAGTCGAGCTCAAAGATAAAAAATTACGTTTAGAAGATGCTCTCAACGCGACTCGCGCAGCGGTCGAAGAAGGTATCGTCGCGGGCGGCGGCACAACGTTCCTTGATATCCAGGGCGCATTGGACCAACTGGATGTCGAAGGCGACGTACGTACGGGCGTACAGCTTGTTCGTCGCGCGATTGAAGAACCGGTTCGTCAGATTGCAGACAATGCGGGTCTCGAAGGTTCGATTGTAGTGGATAAAGTCAAAGCGGCCGGTGCCGGCATCGGTTTTAACGCATTGACGGAAGAATATGAAGACATGGTCAAATCCGGTATTGTGGATCCGGCTAAAGTCACCCGTTCGGCTCTGCAAAATGCGGCCAGCATCGCGGCTCTTGTTTTGACGACAGAAGCAGTCATTGCTGATGAACCGCAGGAACAGCCGGCAATGCCTCCGGCGGGCATGGGCGGCATGGGCGGTATGGGCGGCATGATGTAA
- the tsaB gene encoding tRNA (adenosine(37)-N6)-threonylcarbamoyltransferase complex dimerization subunit type 1 TsaB, which translates to MWLALDTSGITSNVAVGTAEKVVAELSVRRKRTHSEQIVPHIETVLRLAGLDRADLTGIAVTSGPGSFTGLRIGLATAKAMAFALQIPLVGVNTMHALMYNYKNAAGSLLSLLDAQKGNVYYSLGRWTDGRLELAIDSRIASLTEAIAAVKDQAEDVICLGEAVELFAPELEAAGLRLAPPYQQVARAAALLDCAAVEWAQRGSDDVFTLVPQYLRKSEAEVLWEKRRKIK; encoded by the coding sequence ATGTGGCTCGCGCTTGATACATCAGGGATCACCTCGAACGTAGCGGTGGGGACGGCGGAAAAAGTAGTGGCGGAACTTTCCGTGCGGCGTAAACGTACGCATTCCGAACAAATCGTTCCCCATATAGAAACTGTCCTTCGACTCGCGGGACTTGATCGTGCCGACCTGACCGGTATTGCGGTAACATCCGGACCAGGCTCATTTACCGGACTGCGGATCGGGTTGGCTACGGCGAAAGCAATGGCATTTGCGTTACAGATCCCGCTCGTTGGAGTGAATACTATGCACGCGCTGATGTATAACTATAAAAATGCTGCCGGCTCGTTACTTTCTTTACTGGATGCGCAAAAAGGAAATGTCTACTACAGCTTAGGAAGATGGACTGACGGCCGGTTGGAATTGGCTATCGACAGTCGCATTGCATCTCTTACCGAAGCGATTGCCGCAGTCAAAGATCAGGCGGAAGATGTCATATGTCTGGGCGAAGCGGTGGAGCTTTTCGCCCCTGAACTCGAAGCGGCGGGATTGCGGTTAGCGCCGCCCTATCAACAGGTAGCGCGAGCCGCGGCGCTCTTGGATTGCGCGGCGGTGGAATGGGCACAGCGCGGAAGTGATGATGTATTTACGCTGGTGCCTCAATATTTACGTAAAAGTGAGGCGGAAGTGCTATGGGAAAAGCGCCGGAAAATAAAATAA
- the rimI gene encoding ribosomal protein S18-alanine N-acetyltransferase, which produces MGKAPENKINIRIAITDDLPAIERIEKDCFPDPWSAKTLRHDFLQGPGNFLVATNGTEVIGYVNLWFVADEVQLIRIAVMSDQREQGIGTQLLARAIEEANDRKARYLHLEVRESNTVALDLYQRAGFVVRTKREDAYSNPREDGYLLTRELEETE; this is translated from the coding sequence ATGGGAAAAGCGCCGGAAAATAAAATAAATATTCGTATCGCGATTACCGATGATTTGCCGGCTATTGAACGAATTGAAAAAGATTGCTTTCCCGATCCATGGTCGGCAAAGACGTTGCGACATGATTTCTTGCAGGGCCCCGGTAATTTTTTGGTTGCTACCAACGGGACGGAAGTCATCGGTTACGTGAATCTGTGGTTTGTAGCGGATGAAGTACAACTCATCCGGATTGCGGTCATGTCCGACCAAAGGGAACAGGGTATCGGTACGCAATTGTTGGCGCGGGCCATTGAAGAAGCGAATGATCGTAAAGCACGGTATTTACATTTAGAAGTGAGGGAATCCAATACTGTCGCGCTGGATTTATATCAGCGGGCAGGATTTGTCGTGCGAACGAAGCGTGAAGATGCATACAGTAATCCCCGTGAAGACGGTTATTTACTGACGCGGGAACTGGAGGAAACAGAGTGA
- the tsaE gene encoding tRNA (adenosine(37)-N6)-threonylcarbamoyltransferase complex ATPase subunit type 1 TsaE: protein MKQQAVFITKGQEETRRLGAIFARHAYDGLYLALAGDLGAGKTQLAKGVAQGLGITGEVTSPTFTILHEYDAEPLAFHHFDLYRLESAAELSNIGFEEFGREGVTLVEWADKFLEELPRHAVQVEMHKQDEMTREIIVRAQDKKAQQWLEEVAADVARA from the coding sequence ATGAAACAGCAAGCGGTATTTATCACTAAGGGACAGGAAGAAACCCGTCGGCTTGGAGCGATTTTTGCTCGGCATGCGTATGACGGATTATATTTGGCACTGGCAGGCGACTTGGGCGCCGGGAAGACACAATTGGCGAAAGGTGTAGCGCAGGGCTTAGGTATTACGGGAGAAGTGACAAGTCCCACGTTCACTATTTTGCATGAGTATGATGCCGAGCCGCTTGCGTTCCATCATTTTGATTTATATCGGCTGGAGAGTGCGGCTGAACTTTCCAATATAGGTTTTGAAGAATTTGGGCGTGAAGGTGTGACGTTGGTAGAATGGGCCGATAAATTTTTAGAGGAGTTACCGCGACATGCGGTGCAGGTGGAAATGCACAAGCAAGATGAAATGACACGAGAAATTATCGTTAGGGCGCAAGATAAGAAAGCGCAACAATGGTTGGAGGAGGTGGCGGCAGATGTGGCTCGCGCTTGA
- the groES gene encoding co-chaperone GroES → MLKPLADRVLIKVVEAEEKTKGGIFLPDTAQKKSQKGEVLAVGPGKVADNGTRIPMELKAGDHVLFAKYAGTDIEENNEKFLLIAERDVLAVLDK, encoded by the coding sequence ATGTTAAAACCGTTAGCAGATCGTGTATTGATTAAAGTTGTGGAAGCGGAAGAAAAAACTAAAGGTGGTATTTTCTTGCCGGATACAGCGCAAAAGAAATCGCAAAAAGGGGAAGTACTTGCGGTAGGACCGGGTAAAGTAGCTGACAATGGTACGCGGATTCCGATGGAATTGAAAGCGGGCGACCATGTACTGTTTGCCAAATATGCCGGTACGGACATCGAAGAAAATAACGAAAAGTTTTTACTGATTGCAGAACGCGATGTTCTCGCTGTTTTGGACAAATAA
- a CDS encoding ANTAR domain-containing response regulator, translating into MMDRLRVVVADDEGLIAMDVAEMLTESGYDVVGIGKDGIEALALGKKWQPDIFVLDLKMPRLDGIETARRLRSEGMGPVVLLTAYSEEKLVQKASESGVYGYLLKPVREIDLRVTLQLALARYREHNELSQSRARAEEKLAARKTMDRAKGYLMSRYHLTEEQAYEKLRNFAMQKGKKIEDVAAALVQQIASPKR; encoded by the coding sequence ATGATGGATCGTTTACGCGTAGTCGTAGCGGATGATGAGGGCTTGATCGCGATGGACGTTGCCGAAATGTTGACAGAATCCGGTTATGATGTGGTAGGTATCGGTAAAGACGGCATAGAGGCGCTCGCACTTGGCAAAAAATGGCAGCCGGATATTTTTGTCTTGGATTTAAAAATGCCGCGTTTGGATGGAATTGAAACCGCCCGTCGGTTGCGTTCGGAAGGAATGGGACCTGTTGTTTTGCTGACGGCCTACAGTGAAGAAAAATTGGTGCAAAAAGCAAGCGAGTCGGGAGTCTACGGCTACTTACTCAAGCCGGTGCGGGAGATCGATTTACGAGTCACTTTGCAACTGGCATTGGCTCGATATCGTGAACACAATGAATTGTCGCAGTCGCGCGCGCGTGCGGAAGAAAAGCTGGCGGCCCGCAAAACGATGGACCGTGCGAAAGGCTACCTGATGAGCCGCTACCATTTAACGGAAGAACAGGCATATGAAAAACTGCGAAATTTTGCCATGCAAAAAGGGAAAAAGATCGAAGACGTTGCCGCTGCTTTAGTGCAGCAAATAGCGTCACCAAAAAGATGA
- the tsaD gene encoding tRNA (adenosine(37)-N6)-threonylcarbamoyltransferase complex transferase subunit TsaD, whose translation MKILALETSCDETSAAVIEDGRTVLADIIASQIDIHRRFGGVVPEIASRHHIEDVMPVVAEALTTAGLTLADIDAIAVTQGPGLVGALLVGVACAKALSFAAAKPLLAVNHMEGHIYANLVAHPDLQPPFLTLVVSGGHTMLVDVPAYNEFQLLGETKDDAAGEAFDKIARVMGYPYPGGPHIDRLAAEGNPHAIEFPQALRNEDNFDFSFSGVKSAVLNYLHNCEQRGETYRPEDVAASFQHAVVNVLVEKTIRAAQQQHRDIVCIAGGVAANSGLRQELAAACERAGLRLLTPDLRFCTDNAVMIGSRAFYQYEAGQFADWTLNADPRLPFRGTI comes from the coding sequence GTGAAAATTTTGGCATTGGAAACGAGTTGCGACGAAACATCGGCGGCAGTTATCGAAGACGGTCGTACGGTGTTGGCGGATATTATCGCCTCGCAAATCGATATCCATCGTCGATTCGGCGGTGTGGTTCCCGAAATCGCATCGCGTCACCACATAGAAGACGTGATGCCGGTCGTAGCGGAAGCACTGACGACGGCAGGGCTTACGCTCGCCGATATCGATGCGATTGCAGTCACGCAGGGGCCGGGACTCGTGGGTGCATTGCTTGTCGGTGTTGCCTGCGCAAAAGCCCTCAGTTTCGCGGCGGCTAAGCCTCTGCTCGCGGTAAATCATATGGAAGGGCATATTTATGCTAATCTGGTGGCGCATCCGGACTTGCAGCCGCCGTTTTTGACGTTGGTTGTTTCCGGAGGGCATACCATGCTGGTAGATGTGCCGGCGTACAACGAATTTCAACTGCTCGGCGAGACTAAGGATGATGCTGCCGGCGAAGCTTTTGATAAAATCGCTCGCGTGATGGGCTATCCGTACCCGGGCGGACCGCATATCGATCGCTTGGCGGCCGAAGGAAATCCGCATGCGATTGAATTTCCGCAAGCACTGCGTAATGAAGATAACTTTGACTTCAGTTTCAGCGGTGTAAAATCGGCGGTTTTAAATTATTTACATAATTGTGAGCAGCGTGGGGAAACGTATCGCCCGGAAGACGTAGCCGCATCATTTCAGCATGCGGTGGTGAATGTGCTGGTCGAAAAAACGATTCGCGCGGCGCAACAGCAACATCGTGACATCGTCTGCATTGCCGGCGGTGTGGCAGCCAACAGCGGCTTGCGTCAGGAATTGGCAGCGGCGTGTGAACGCGCGGGGTTGCGACTTCTGACTCCGGACTTGCGTTTTTGCACCGATAATGCGGTGATGATCGGCTCACGTGCTTTTTATCAATACGAAGCAGGACAATTTGCGGATTGGACATTAAATGCAGATCCCAGATTGCCGTTCCGAGGGACTATCTAA
- a CDS encoding sensor histidine kinase — protein MSFSLREYITQTSVSAVGARILTELTAWLDFLADLTQKNILFFVPDAEKTAVIVTEKAAPAVGVAIDFGQVGEKFPLKYEQILTGVLRTGRPISGRREVELGVSLSFDVYPVLDNAGLVLALIAFVGSPDNTPQLLLDSAWRLLGLPYPTEAAEQMNVSTQDGILLYNPAGRVVYMNEIGQRLLHLWEVSQPNTALRMSDSLVMAPVEQARTEKAIVTAEWELPQAVLTARALPIPAEGTVAGVLLLLTDVTMLRQKEKEIFVKDVVIQEIHHRVKNNLQTVASLLRMQERRSGEETKVALKEAERRILAIAAIHDTLAAQVEDEVDIALLIEGLIQQLRLEWAPTVEITWEAAGTWGVVTSEDALTIGMTVHELVQNACEHGKGESKQQRVNVRLYGDANELRLTIQNFGPPLPSDFSPDRYRLGLQIVANLVKFHLGGTFIMQNEKNSVLAICQFPRKEEK, from the coding sequence ATGTCGTTTTCGTTGCGGGAGTATATTACGCAAACATCCGTTTCCGCTGTCGGCGCGCGTATTTTAACAGAGCTTACCGCATGGCTGGACTTTTTAGCGGATTTAACGCAAAAAAATATTTTGTTTTTTGTGCCGGATGCGGAGAAGACTGCTGTTATTGTCACCGAAAAAGCAGCACCGGCGGTGGGTGTAGCCATTGATTTCGGTCAGGTAGGTGAGAAGTTTCCGCTCAAGTACGAACAGATTCTGACCGGCGTGCTGCGTACAGGGCGACCGATCAGCGGTCGAAGAGAAGTTGAGCTCGGAGTAAGTCTTTCGTTTGATGTATACCCGGTATTGGATAATGCCGGACTTGTGTTGGCGCTGATTGCATTCGTCGGCAGTCCGGATAATACCCCGCAACTTTTATTGGATAGCGCCTGGCGTTTGCTGGGGTTGCCCTATCCGACCGAAGCAGCGGAGCAAATGAACGTTTCCACGCAGGACGGCATACTTCTATATAATCCGGCGGGTCGCGTTGTTTATATGAATGAGATCGGACAGCGTTTATTACATCTTTGGGAAGTTTCGCAGCCGAATACGGCGTTACGCATGAGCGACAGCCTGGTGATGGCGCCGGTCGAACAGGCGCGCACGGAAAAAGCGATCGTGACGGCGGAATGGGAGTTGCCGCAGGCGGTATTAACTGCCAGAGCATTGCCCATCCCTGCGGAAGGTACCGTAGCCGGCGTGCTTTTGCTCTTAACCGACGTCACGATGCTACGACAAAAAGAAAAAGAAATTTTTGTCAAAGACGTCGTTATTCAAGAGATTCATCATCGGGTTAAGAATAATTTGCAAACCGTTGCGAGTCTCTTGCGGATGCAGGAGCGGCGCAGTGGCGAGGAAACAAAAGTGGCTTTAAAAGAGGCCGAGCGGCGAATTTTGGCGATTGCCGCCATTCACGATACGTTAGCCGCACAAGTGGAAGATGAAGTCGATATTGCCTTGTTAATCGAAGGATTGATTCAACAGTTGCGATTGGAATGGGCACCGACAGTCGAAATTACTTGGGAGGCTGCCGGTACTTGGGGTGTGGTGACATCAGAAGATGCATTGACGATTGGAATGACGGTGCATGAGCTGGTGCAAAATGCTTGTGAACACGGCAAAGGGGAAAGCAAGCAACAACGAGTGAATGTACGCTTGTACGGTGATGCCAATGAATTACGATTAACAATTCAAAATTTCGGTCCGCCGCTGCCGTCTGATTTTTCACCGGATCGGTATCGTCTCGGTCTGCAAATTGTAGCGAATCTGGTGAAATTCCATTTAGGCGGAACGTTTATCATGCAAAACGAGAAAAATAGTGTGCTCGCTATTTGCCAATTTCCGCGCAAGGAGGAAAAATGA